The following proteins come from a genomic window of Macadamia integrifolia cultivar HAES 741 chromosome 14, SCU_Mint_v3, whole genome shotgun sequence:
- the LOC122060864 gene encoding 60S ribosomal protein L21-1-like — protein sequence MPAGHGLRSRTRDLFARPFRKKGYIPLTTYLRTFRIGDFVDIKVNGAIHKGMPHKFYHGRTGKVWNVTKRAIGVEVNKQVRNKILKKRIHVRVEHVLPSRCTEDFRLRKIKNDQMKAEAKARGEVISTKRQPEGPKPGFMVEGATLETVTPIPYDVVNDLKGGY from the exons ATGCCGGCGGGTCATGGTTTGAGATCTCGAACGAGAGATCTGTTCGCTCGTCCCTTCAGGAAGAAGGGTTATATTCCATTGACAACTTACCTGAGGACATTTCGGATCGGTGATTTCGTCGATATCAAGGTTAACGGAGCCATTCACAAGGGTATGCCCCATAAGTTCTACCATGGCCGCACTGGTAAGGTCTGGAACGTCACCAAACGAGCCATCGGTGTTGAAGTCAATAAGCAG GTGCGAAACAAAATACTCAAGAAACGGATTCATGTGCGTGTGGAGCATGTCCTTCCTTCGAGGTGCACTGAGGATTTCCGACTACGGAAGATAAAGAACGATCAAATGAAGGCAGAAGCTAAAGCTCGAGGTGAGGTGATTAGTACAAAGAGGCAGCCTGAAGGCCCTAAACCAGGTTTCATGGTGGAAGGTGCCACATTAGAGACTGTCACCCCTATCCCCTATGATGTTGTTAATGACCTTAAAGGTGGTTACTAG